In one Nicotiana tomentosiformis chromosome 6, ASM39032v3, whole genome shotgun sequence genomic region, the following are encoded:
- the LOC138894124 gene encoding uncharacterized protein, whose translation MVNALSRKAESMESLAFLPDRKRPLALDVEALANKFMRLDISEPSRVLACVISRAALFEHIKARHYDDPHLLVLRDTIQQWDAKEVTIGDDCVLLLQSRIYVPNVDGLQELILKEAHSSRYSIYSGALKMYHDLK comes from the coding sequence atggtcaatgccttgagtaggaaggcggagagtatggagAGTCTTGCTTTTCTTCCAGATAGGAAGAGaccgttagctttggatgttGAGGCTTTGGCCAAcaagttcatgaggttggatatttcggagcctagcagggttcttgcttgtgttataTCACGGGCGgccttgtttgagcacatcaaggCGCGTCactatgatgatcctcatttgcttgttctTAGGGACACAATACAACAATGGgatgctaaggaggtgactattggtgatgattgTGTGTTGCTTCTTCAGAGTCGgatttatgtgcctaatgtggatgggttgcaggAGCTAATTCTTAAGGAAGCCCATAGTTCACGATATTCTATTTATTCGGGTGCCCTAAAaatgtaccatgatttgaagtag
- the LOC104104360 gene encoding mitotic-spindle organizing protein 1B-like, with protein sequence MDPDAARHARDSLDLVFHMSNILDTGLDRHTLSVLIALCEMGFSPEALAAVVKELRRETPASSSAQETAPSAP encoded by the coding sequence ATGGATCCAGACGCTGCACGCCATGCACGGGATTCACTGGATCTGGTATTTCACATGTCGAATATTCTTGACACTGGGCTTGATCGTCACACTCTATCCGTTCTGATTGCTCTCTGTGAAATGGGTTTCAGCCCTGAGGCTTTGGCCGCTGTAGTTAAGGAGCTTCGCAGAGAAACACCAGCTTCTTCTTCTGCCCAAGAAACTGCTCCATCAGCACCTTAG